A window from Nitrospira sp. encodes these proteins:
- the secD gene encoding protein translocase subunit SecD has translation MKKVGGRFALLALVVVLSVVFFLPSYKPLYQALPDWARKILPDKGITLGLDLQGGIHMVMEVDEDRAVEIAVERSVASLQDVLVDKKLPAESVKRTAANQVTIQFANAELKAQIQKLVDEYPTFFEVDAAGSANSLVWELRETEIKRIKDSAINQALETIRNRIDQFGVSEPLVQRQGLKQIVVQLPGVKEPKRAKDLIKETALLEFKMLDEDNQMKMDFPARIPKEKEAEVLAQFQGKVPEGDQILFEHQVDKDTGREFRTPYLVKKRVMLTGDVLSDARVSIGEFNDPYVSITFDGKGGREFERITGENIKKRMAVVLDNTIYSAPVIQDRISGGRAQITGTFSTQEANDLAIVLRAGALPAPLKIIQDLTVGPSLGQDSIDQGMKSTFIAGLLVVVFMIVYYRLSGVIADFALLLNLICLLGALSALNATLTLPGIAGIVLTIGMGVDSNVLIFERIREELRAGKAVRLAVDGGYDKALLTIIDAHVTTLITGVALFLFGTGPIKGFAVTLCLGIAINLFTAFVGTKVVFDLLNQGKKVDTLSI, from the coding sequence ATGAAAAAAGTTGGTGGACGGTTTGCATTGCTTGCACTGGTGGTTGTGCTGTCGGTGGTGTTCTTCCTGCCGTCGTACAAGCCGTTGTATCAGGCCTTGCCCGACTGGGCGCGGAAGATTCTGCCGGATAAGGGCATTACGCTGGGGTTGGATCTCCAGGGCGGCATTCACATGGTGATGGAGGTCGATGAAGACCGGGCGGTCGAGATCGCCGTCGAGCGGTCGGTCGCATCGTTGCAGGATGTCTTGGTCGACAAGAAGCTGCCGGCTGAATCGGTGAAACGGACCGCCGCGAATCAGGTCACTATTCAGTTTGCCAACGCCGAACTGAAAGCGCAGATCCAGAAGCTCGTGGATGAGTATCCCACGTTCTTTGAAGTGGATGCCGCGGGGTCGGCCAACAGTCTGGTCTGGGAGTTGCGCGAGACGGAGATCAAGCGGATCAAGGATTCGGCGATCAATCAGGCGCTCGAAACGATTCGGAACCGGATCGACCAGTTCGGCGTGTCCGAGCCGCTGGTACAGCGTCAGGGATTGAAGCAGATTGTCGTGCAATTGCCGGGTGTCAAAGAGCCGAAGCGGGCGAAGGATCTCATCAAGGAAACCGCCTTGCTCGAGTTCAAGATGCTCGACGAAGACAATCAGATGAAGATGGATTTCCCTGCCCGCATCCCGAAGGAAAAAGAGGCCGAAGTCTTGGCGCAGTTCCAGGGCAAGGTGCCGGAGGGCGATCAGATCCTGTTCGAGCACCAAGTCGACAAAGACACCGGCCGGGAATTCCGGACGCCGTACCTCGTGAAGAAGCGGGTGATGCTGACGGGCGATGTCTTGAGCGACGCGCGGGTCTCCATCGGAGAGTTCAACGACCCCTATGTCTCTATTACCTTTGACGGCAAAGGCGGTCGGGAGTTTGAGCGGATCACCGGTGAGAATATCAAGAAGCGCATGGCCGTCGTGCTCGACAACACGATCTATTCTGCGCCGGTAATTCAGGACCGGATCTCCGGCGGACGGGCTCAGATCACCGGGACGTTCAGCACGCAGGAGGCCAACGATTTGGCCATCGTCCTTCGCGCCGGCGCATTGCCGGCTCCATTGAAGATCATTCAAGACCTCACCGTCGGGCCGTCGCTTGGACAGGATTCTATCGATCAGGGTATGAAATCCACCTTCATCGCCGGACTGCTGGTGGTGGTGTTTATGATCGTGTATTACCGCTTGTCCGGAGTGATCGCCGATTTCGCGCTCTTGCTCAACCTGATTTGTTTGCTCGGAGCGCTTTCGGCCCTGAACGCCACGCTGACGTTGCCGGGCATCGCGGGCATTGTGCTGACCATCGGTATGGGCGTGGACTCCAATGTGCTGATCTTCGAGCGCATTCGCGAAGAATTGCGGGCAGGAAAAGCCGTGCGCCTGGCGGTGGACGGCGGCTATGACAAGGCGCTGCTCACGATCATCGACGCGCACGTGACGACGTTGATCACGGGCGTGGCGCTGTTCTTGTTCGGCACCGGTCCGATTAAAGGATTTGCCGTGACGTTGTGCTTGGGGATCGCGATCAATCTGTTCACGGCCTTCGTCGGAACCAAGGTCGTATTTGATCTGCTGAATCAAGGTAAGAAAGTGGACACGCTCAGCATTTAG
- the secF gene encoding protein translocase subunit SecF: MLEILGKTNFDFMGKRKIAFIFSGIMVLFGLIALVQISRGAANLGIDFAGGTAVQLKFDQAIRIEEARKALESNGLSNAELQEFGQDNKLLVRIKASTTIEEKTAERVMAVFSKEFPNNKFVVDASTEIGPTIGKKLQEDALIAIVISFAGIIMYIAARFELRFGVAAALATFHDVLAVLGAFYLLDKEITLLVVTALLTLAGYSLTDTVVVFDRIRENLRIRRRDSEESMINSAVNQVLSRTIVTSLTVVLVLIPLTLAGGEVLHDFSLALLSGVIFGTYSSVFVASPLLLLWPGASGRMMKRS; encoded by the coding sequence ATGTTAGAGATTCTCGGAAAAACAAACTTCGATTTCATGGGTAAGCGCAAGATCGCGTTTATCTTTTCGGGCATTATGGTGTTGTTCGGGTTGATTGCTCTGGTGCAGATCTCGCGCGGGGCCGCCAATCTCGGGATCGACTTTGCCGGCGGGACGGCCGTGCAGCTCAAGTTTGATCAGGCGATTCGGATCGAGGAGGCGCGGAAGGCTCTGGAGTCGAACGGGCTGAGCAATGCGGAGTTGCAGGAATTCGGGCAGGACAATAAATTGCTCGTCCGCATTAAAGCCTCGACCACCATTGAGGAAAAGACGGCCGAACGGGTCATGGCGGTGTTCTCAAAAGAATTCCCGAATAATAAATTTGTCGTGGATGCGTCGACGGAAATCGGCCCGACCATCGGGAAGAAGCTGCAGGAAGATGCGCTCATCGCGATCGTCATCTCGTTTGCCGGAATCATCATGTACATTGCGGCCCGGTTCGAGTTGCGCTTCGGCGTCGCGGCCGCCCTGGCCACGTTCCACGATGTGCTCGCCGTGCTGGGTGCCTTTTATCTGCTGGATAAAGAAATCACCCTGCTCGTGGTGACGGCGTTGCTCACGCTGGCGGGTTATTCACTGACCGATACCGTCGTGGTATTCGACCGGATCAGAGAAAACTTGCGGATCAGGCGGCGGGACTCGGAAGAGAGCATGATCAACAGCGCGGTGAACCAGGTCCTCAGCCGCACGATTGTCACCAGCTTGACGGTGGTGCTGGTGCTGATCCCGCTGACGCTGGCCGGCGGCGAAGTCTTGCATGATTTTTCGCTCGCCCTTCTGAGTGGCGTCATCTTCGGAACCTATTCGTCGGTGTTCGTCGCCAGTCCGTTGCTTCTCCTCTGGCCGGGCGCCAGCGGACGGATGATGAAGCGGAGCTAA